In Plasmodium gaboni strain SY75 chromosome Unknown, whole genome shotgun sequence, the genomic window CAAAGGATGTCCTACcaatattaatgatatCAGCACAAAgtgtaatataaaagatttTGAAAGTAATagatttttttataatatatttgataaaaaaataaagagatatatatttaataatttaatgATTCATAGtaaaacaaattattttgatatagaaaataaatcatGTGTAGAATATGataagataaaaaatattccttatatatgtaataatataaaatatgatatacataaatataataataaacatatatattctaaCAATTCTAATAgtgtaataataaaagaaaataatatggatctttcttcttttttaaaaaatattatttttaatatgaattatttattatatctatttaataaaaataatcacattta contains:
- a CDS encoding hypothetical protein (conserved Plasmodium protein, unknown function) — protein: KGCPTNINDISTKCNIKDFESNRFFYNIFDKKIKRYIFNNLMIHSKTNYFDIENKSCVEYDKIKNIPYICNNIKYDIHKYNNKHIYSNNSNSVIIKENNMDLSSFLKNIIFNMNYLLYLFNKNNHIYFVLHLLFKNDILLQRNINMSYKNNIYNNIYNMYNISSVLNYKNDILNNTHNLYNIYDLFALFIFYVHIKRFYFDFFLLILKRINNIERTNEHHNVGDMNNMCDMNNMSDINN